One genomic window of Monodelphis domestica isolate mMonDom1 chromosome 1, mMonDom1.pri, whole genome shotgun sequence includes the following:
- the ANKRD22 gene encoding ankyrin repeat domain-containing protein 22 — translation MGILYSEPICQAAYQNDFGEVWRWVKEDNNYVNVHDRFNGDTPLICACRRGHVKIVTFLLRRNANVNARNQKERTSLHYAVRKRFTFLDYLLIILLMPVLLIGYFLMISKTKQNENLVRMLLGAGADVNATDYIGCTALHYACEMKNQSIIPLLLEAHADPTIKNKHGESALDIAQRLKFYQIETMLQKSS, via the exons cccatctgccaagcaGCTTATCAGAATGACTTTGGTGAAGTCTGGAGATGGGTGAAAGAAGATAACAATTACGTGAATGTTCACGATAGATTCAATGGAGACACCCCCCTAATATGTGCTTGCAGGAGGGGACATGTGAAGATAGTTACATTCCTTTTACGAAGAAATGCCAATGTGAATGCCAGAAATCAG AAAGAGAGAACCAGTCTCCATTATGCCGTGAGGAAAAGGTTCACCTTCCTTGACTATCTGCTCATCATTCTTTTGATGCCTGTTCTTCTGATTGGCTACTTCCTCATG ATATCAAAGACGAAACAGAATGAGAATCTCGTCAGAATGCTACTTGGTGCTGGTGCAGATGTGAATGCCACAGACTAT ATTGGCTGCACAGCTCTTCATTATGCCTGTGAGATGAAAAACCAAAGCATCATCCCCTTGCTTCTGGAGGCCCATGCAGACCCCACCATAAAGAATAAG cATGGCGAGAGTGCTTTGGACATTGCACAGAGATTAAAATTTTATCAGATTGAAACCATGTTACAGAAATCATCATAA